Part of the Candidatus Abawacabacteria bacterium genome, GACAACGATATCGAATGACCTTCTTAAGAAACGAAGCCACGTTATGTTCATCAGGAAGCATATCACGCATACCACGAGGAGGACTATAAAAAGTGCCTTTTTTTGCCACAGGATGAGGAGTAAATCAATGTATTTATGACAAAAAACTGATAAAACCACAAGTACAAGTAACCATATTCGGTGTTTTTTTTGATTGTAAGCATCTGTTAGTTCCAGTAACTTTACCTATGTGCCATCGTATAAAAGTATGATGCTCTTCACCCAATTTCTTATGTACCCACGATCAATCGCAACCAGTGTATTTAGTATTTTCATGCTCAGCACATTACCTTTACCTGCTTTGGCAGCCACTGCTACTGCTACAGCGACACCTAGCCCAACGATCTCAGCATCTCCATCCGCCACTACTACCGCCACACCTATAGCACAAGCTGAGGTTGTCTTTAGTGACATAACTAAAGACCACTGGGCCTACAATTCAGTACAAACAGTAGTACAGGCAAAAATAATGAACGGCTATGGAGACAGTACTTTTCGTCCCGACCAACCAATAACACGAGCAGAGACTACTAAAGTAATTGCCTTGGCTGTAGGAAAAGGTGATATCAAAAAACCAACAACAGTCACCCTACCCTTTACTGATATCACTAGAGATGATCCTTTGATTCCTTATATTCAGCACAGCTATGAAAATCGCATTATCAAGGGCTACAATGACAATACATTTCGTCCAGCAAAGCCAGTTACTAGAGCTGAGTTTCTCAAAATCTTCATGTTAGCAGCTAATAGTGTATTTAAAGATTACAATACCGGTGAAGCCTTTTTAGATGTTGGGGCAGCTCATGATTTAGCAAGTTATATTTATTCCGCTCGTGCCTTAGGTTATATCAAAGGCACCAGCAATGGTCTTTTTTATCCCAATACCCCGATTACTAGAGCAGAAGCGGCAAAAATAATTTATGCCTATGTGGCAGACAAAAAACAGCAATTCCCCGAATTATCTGAATTGGAGAAAAAAATGTTTGAAGAAATTAATAACAAACGGAAAAGTGAAGGCAAGGCTGCATTGATTATAGATAATAAACTTTCTGGCATCGCAAGGAAACAAAGTCAGGAACTCTTTGAACAATGGCATTTCCTCAGTAAACAACAAAAGAAAGAATACGAAGCTAGTCACGCGAACCAAATAGAACAAGATAAGCGCCGCCCCTGGACATCACATCGTAACGCTAGTGGACTAACTTTTGATCAATGGTTCGCTTTGGCCAGCAAAAAGTATGACATTAATTATAGTGAAGCAACCCAAAATATTGCTCATGCTTTCTTTGATAGCGCAACGCCAATAGATCGTGTGGTTGATATTATCAATAAAATGTTTGAAAAAGGCAGTGACAATAGCTTCCTTTATGCACATGCCTATAATTTATTAGGTAGCTATGTGTCATATACCCATATTGGACTTGGAGTTGTAGTGGGCGATGATCCGGAAGAAATGTATGTCACTCAAATTCTCACCAAATAGCAGTTTCATTGACACAATGCAGATCCTAGGTTAACAATTAGTCGCCTTCCTACTTTATTTACATTTATGGCTTCAACCAAGTTAAGCAAAAATGCTCGCCCGAAAACAACTAAAGCAACCCGAACTCAAGCTCAAGAAGAAGTACTACTGACGAAAGAAGGTCTTGATGCCTTGGTAATAGAGCTCAACACTTTAAAAACAGTACGCCGTAAAGAAGTAGCCCAAAGATTAAAAGAAGCGATCAGTTA contains:
- a CDS encoding S-layer homology domain-containing protein; the encoded protein is MYPRSIATSVFSIFMLSTLPLPALAATATATATPSPTISASPSATTTATPIAQAEVVFSDITKDHWAYNSVQTVVQAKIMNGYGDSTFRPDQPITRAETTKVIALAVGKGDIKKPTTVTLPFTDITRDDPLIPYIQHSYENRIIKGYNDNTFRPAKPVTRAEFLKIFMLAANSVFKDYNTGEAFLDVGAAHDLASYIYSARALGYIKGTSNGLFYPNTPITRAEAAKIIYAYVADKKQQFPELSELEKKMFEEINNKRKSEGKAALIIDNKLSGIARKQSQELFEQWHFLSKQQKKEYEASHANQIEQDKRRPWTSHRNASGLTFDQWFALASKKYDINYSEATQNIAHAFFDSATPIDRVVDIINKMFEKGSDNSFLYAHAYNLLGSYVSYTHIGLGVVVGDDPEEMYVTQILTK